One region of Brachyhypopomus gauderio isolate BG-103 unplaced genomic scaffold, BGAUD_0.2 sc98, whole genome shotgun sequence genomic DNA includes:
- the LOC143496658 gene encoding uncharacterized protein LOC143496658, protein MEQMKIKADHVVKTENDEDPIWACYLSSQNERDTGASGIKSEHCWIKTEPAACQMGNAVASRDATGVYNWNVPSDLTGGAAPQPQSVTVVKQSVVKDEDPIWAHYHSIKDKEWDTGASGIKFEPQGTKTKPATCQMGNALDYRDAAHVYNRNVPSDLTGGAAPQPQSVTVVKQSVVKYEDHIWAHYHSIKDKENQSRLREIKPQHLNIKEEPCTSATVTESVAACNTPDMHYLLPPQGGDSSFHTLLSALVSMTPKKSGQTSTLGQGHLISSSRSLTTSQHKNLNLSCQLCQRVLKSHYEEGCQHKLPKGASYRQRTLTRNWKCCRCSVAFSTHGRLCLHISRHVKIPFPKCKDCGLTFNTRKKLEYHKRSHEPPTSCKECGKVFKSKFHLWNHKKIHTEDSIKHFCELCGKGFRFKASLKIHMTVHTSERPFECPDCKARFKVLSHMTRHRLTHTDIKPFPCPVCEVTFRTKANMKAHLKTHTNDTVRKRQMMRRGKRKRKVQLSESEEEDEEWQEEESEDEENAWQEKYDEEEEGRQEEDDEEASEEEEEGRQEEDDEEESGEEEEERQEEDDEEE, encoded by the coding sequence ATGGAACAGATGAAGATCAAAGCTGATCATGTGGTCAAAACTGAAAACGATGAAGATCCAATCTGGGCATGTTACCTGTCCTCACAAAACGAGAGGGACACTGGTGCCTCTGGGATTAAATCAGAACACTGCTGGATTAAAACTGAACCTGCAGCATGTCAGATGGGTAATGCTGTAGCCTCCAGAGATGCTACAGGTGTTTATAATTGGAATGTACCATCTGATTTGACAGGGGGAGCTGCTCCTCAACCACAAAGTGTTACAGTGGTGAAACAGAGTGTTGTAAAAGATGAAGATCCTATTTGGGCCCATTATCATTCAATTAAAGATAAAGAGTGGGACACTGGTGCATCTGGGATTAAATTTGAACCTCAAGGGACTAAAACTAAACCTGCAACATGTCAGATGGGTAATGCTCTAGATTACAGAGATGCCGCACATGTTTATAATCGGAATGTACCATCTGATTTGACAGGGGGAGCTGCTCCTCAGCCACAAAGTGTTACAGTGGTGAAACAGAGTGTTGTAAAATATGAAGATCATATTTGGGCCCATTATCATTCAATTAAAGATAAAGAAAACCAGTCCAGATTAAGGGAGATAAAACCACAACATCTAAATATTAAGGAAGAGCCCTGCACATCCGCCACTGTTACTGAATCGGTGGCTGCTTGTAACACACCTGACATGCACTACCTTCTACCACCACAAGGTGGAGAttcttcttttcacacactcctGTCAGCACTAGTGAGTATGACACCTAAAAAATCTGGTCAAACTTCCACGCTTGGACAAGGTCATTTGATCTCTTCTTCAAGGTCTCTCACCACTTCACAACATAAAAACTTAAATCTATCCTGCCAGCTCTGCCAGAGAGTCTTGAAGTCCCATTATGAGGAGGGCTGCCAGCACAAACTCCCAAAGGGAGCTTCATACAGGCAAAGGACCTTGACCAGAAACTGGAAATGCTGCCGGTGTTCTGTTGCTTTTTCCACTCATGGACGTTTATGTCTCCATATTTCCAGACATGTGAAGATCCCTTTTCCCAAATGCAAAGATTGTGGGTTGACTTTTAACACAAGAAAGAAGCTTGAATACCACAAACGCAGCCATGAACCCCCCACCTCATGCAAGGAGTGTGGAAAAGTTTTCAAGTCTAAATTTCACCTCTGGAATCACAAAAAGATACACACAGAGGACTCGATCAAACATTTCTGTGAACTGTGTGGCAAAGGCTTTAGATTCAAAGCAAGTCTGAAGATCCACATGACTGTGCACACCTCAGAGAGGCCGTTCGAGTGCCCGGACTGCAAGGCCCGATTTAAGGTGCTGAGTCACATGACCAGGCATCGgctcacacacacggacataaAGCCGTTCCCTTGCCCTGTGTGTGAGGTCACCTTCAGGACCAAAGCCAACATGAAGGCTCATCTAAAGACTCACACTAATGACAcagtgagaaagagacagatgatgagaagaggaaagaggaagaggaaggtgcAGCTCTCAGAGTctgaggaggaagacgaggaatGGCAAGAGGAAGAGTCTGAGGACGAAGAGAATGCATGGCAGGAGAAatatgatgaggaagaggaggggaggcaggaggaagatgatgaggaagcttctgaagaggaagaggaggggaggcaagaggaagatgatgaggaagagtctggagaggaagaggaggagaggcaagaggaagatgatgaggaagaaTGA